The Proteus sp. ZN5 genome includes the window CTATCGGTGATATTAATGATGAGAGTTTTGATGTTACTGCGATGAACAGCAGTTCACGGGAATTTTTAGAGTCAGCTATTGCGGATTATAACGCTCAATTTAAAACCAACTTCAGCACCGATGGAAATAGCTTTCAAAACTACTATCGAGATCTTGCAAAACGAGTTAAAGCACAAGAGGTTGACTTACTCATCGTTGTCGGCATGTTTTTGACCGGCTTTGATGCGCCAACACTCAATACCTTATTTGTAGACAAAAACCTACGCTATCACGGATTAATGCAGGCATTTTCTCGTACCAATCGAATTTACAATGCCACAAAGACCTTTGGTAATATTGTCACCTTTCGTGATTTAGAGCAGGCTACCGTCGATGCGATTACTCTGTTTGGAAAAAGTAATACCAAAAGCGTTGTAATGGAAAAAAGCTACACCGAGTATATGGAAGGTTTTACAGACAGCCTAACGGGTGAAGCACGACGCGGTTTTATGGATATTGTAAGCGAATTAGAAAACCGCTTCCCTAACCCTGCTGATATTGAATTAGAAAAAGAGAAAAAAGCCTTCATTAAACTGTTTGGGGAATATTTACGTGCTGAAAGTGTTCTGCAAAACTACGACGAATTTACCTCATTAAAGGCCTTACAAACTATTAATCTTGATGATCCTGATGCAATAGAAGCCTTTAAAACTGATCATTATTTGGATGATGAGAAATTTGATGAACTTCAAATAATACGTTTACCCACAGATCGCAAGATCCAAGATTATCGTTCGAGTTATAATGATATCCGTGAATGGCAACGCCGCGAACGTGACGCTAATGCTAAAGACAAAAATACCGTTGACTGGGATGATGTTGTCTTTGAAGTGGATTTGCTGAAATCACAAGAAATTAACCTCGATTATATTTTAGGGTTAATTTATGACTACAACAAAAACAATACAGACAAAGAAACGCTCAAAGAGGAAGTTAAACGTTTAATCCGTGCCAGTTTAGGCAACCGAGCAAAAGAAGGATTAGTCGTTGATTTTATCGAACAAACGAACTTTGATGATATACCAGATAAAACAAGTATTATTGAAGCATTCTATACCTTTGCACAACAAGCCCAACAACGTGAAGCAGATGCGTTAATCAAAGAGGAAAATTTAAACGACGCGGCTGCACGACGTTATATCAGTACCTCATTAAGACGCGAGTATGCCACTGAAAATGGTACCGCGTTAAATGAGATACTCCCCAAACTCAGTCCGCTTAATCCCCAATACAAAACTAAAAAGCAAACTGTATTTCAAAAAGTTGTAGATTTTATTGAGAAATTTAAAGGGGTGGGGGGGAACGTATAACATATCATCTAATTTACTAGTACATCTGATTTTGACAATATCAAACTCGTGATCATGCTAAATAAAATTAGACATAGTACTACATTTTATCGTTTACGATCCCCCTATGACCGTAATTTAACCCCTTTTTAATAGGTTAGTAATACGTTTGAGGAAAAGTATATGACTAAATTTTTACCTTTTATTGGTCGTAAATATAACAATAGTATCTATGAAGTGAGAGTTATGATCTTAGGATTATCTCATTATGGTGATTACGAAGATCAATATCTCGAATTTACAAGAGATGTTATAAATGAAAATGCCTATTCAACAGGAAATAGATTTTTTACGCTTTTAACTAACTTATTACGTTTATCTAAAATAGCGCCAAGTGATGATGAAAGAAAAGCTGCATGGGAACATGTTGTTTTTTATAACTATATACAAGATATTGTTGGAGCTACAGGAAGGATATCACCCACAACAGAAATGTGGAATGCAGCAAAACGCCCATTTTTAAATGTAGTTCAAGAATTGAAACCACAATTAATCATTGTTTTAGGTACCCAATTATGGGACCAACTTCCTGAAATTAATGGGATTGAATGGTGTTATGTGAAGCACCCTAGTTCAGGAAGCTTTTCATATGATGAAGCTTTCCAAAATTTTCAAGAAGCGCTAAAACGTATAAAAAAATAACTTTTACAGTAGTCATCTTTATGTCTAGACGTAAAGATGGCTACTGTAATTTAAATTTTATACTCAACACATTACTCAAACTCCTTTCCAACTCATCCATATAATCCGCATACCACTGCATCATTTCTCTGCGCCCATCCATATACTGAGCATGATGATACGTGCCACGGATCGCATACTTATCGATATATCCAGTTCAGTCCATGTAGAGTTATATCTTTTTTCATGCAAAATTGTGCTCATCGTATAGAGGAATACATCCCCTGTCAGCCTCCCTTTATATCTGACAATTCAATGATCTAATTTAAATTGCCTTTAATGGATTACCCGACTTAGCAAAACTAAACGGCGAAATTTCCCTTTCCCTATTCGCATCTAGATAATCAGCCCACCACTGCACCATCAGTCGCCGTTCCTCAATATGCTCTGCTTTATGAATATAAGCAGCTCTTACTGAGTTGCGTTCTTGGTGGCTCATCTGCCTTTCTACTGCATCCTTCGACCATAGCCCTGACTCGATCAGCGAGCTACACGCCATCGTTCTAAAACCATGACCACAAACTTCTGTCTTAGTGTCATAGCCCATCACGCGTAATGCGTTGTTAACCGTGTTTTCACTCATAGGTTTTCTAGGGTTATGATCGCCAATAAAAATCAGTTCATGGTTGCCGCTGAATTGATAGATCTGTTTTAAGATCTCAATGGCTTGTCTACTTAAAGGGACTAAATGAGTAGTACGCATTTTTGATCCGCGATGTGAATGCTTAACCCCTTCTATCGCTTCTCTTTCAGCGGGGATCGTCCACATGGCATTTTCAAAATCGATTTCATCCCAACGAGCGAAACGGAGTTCACTGGAACGAATGAAGACTAACAAGGTAAATTTGACTGCAAGCTTAGTTAACGGTCTTCCCTTATAATCATCGATGCGTTGTAAGAACTCAGGTAAGCGTTTAAGCTCTAATGCGGCTCTATGAACTCGTTTACCAGTGGCAACTGCGCCAGCCATATCTTGCGCTGGGTTATAGTCGATTAAACCGCTTTGTACGGCATAACGCATTATGGCAGTCACACGTTGCTGTAAACGCGCCGCCACCTCAAGACGTCCAGACATCTCTACGTCTTTAATCGGTTCGAGTAGATCACGAGTTTTCAGTTCAGCAATATTACGTTTACCTATAGAGGCAAAGATATTGTCTTCAAGACTTTTTAATACTCGATGGCTATGCCCCTCTGACCACTTCTTATTCGTTGCGTGCCAATCGCGAGCAACCTTCTCGAATGTATTAAATTCCTTTTGTTGCTCTTCTTTTACTTCTTTGCGTTTTTCACTAGGATCTACTCCGTTAGCGACAAGTTTTCTTGCCTCATCTCGTTTTTCACGGGCATTCGCTAGGGAGATCTCAGGGTATACGCCAAATGCAAGCATCTTTTCTTTACCGCCAAAGCGATAACGAAAGCGCCAATATTTAGAACCATTGGGGTGAACCAGAAGAAATAATCCTTTACCATCTGTCAGCTTATACGCTTTATCTTCAGGTTTTGCAGAACGGATCTTAGTATCGGAAAGTGCCATTTTAACTATCCTCGCAGCCGAATTGCGGGTACAAAACTTTATCGAATCGGCATATACCCGCAAATGTACCCACATCATTAACTTGATGTCGGTTGAGTTGAGTATACGTTGGTAGAGTTAAAATGCGAGAGGAACCTTGCAAACACTGGATTTCAGATACAAAAAAAGACGTCGGTTGACGTCTCTTGATGTTCTTATGGTGCCGAAGGCCGGACTCGAACCGGCACACCCGAAGGCGGTTGATTTTGAATCAACTGCGTCTACCAATTTCGCCACTCCGGCACTGAAGTGTGTCTGGAAAACCTGTCCATTATACTTGCGTGAACAACCCTCGCAACAATTATTGTTA containing:
- a CDS encoding integrase arm-type DNA-binding domain-containing protein, translated to MALSDTKIRSAKPEDKAYKLTDGKGLFLLVHPNGSKYWRFRYRFGGKEKMLAFGVYPEISLANAREKRDEARKLVANGVDPSEKRKEVKEEQQKEFNTFEKVARDWHATNKKWSEGHSHRVLKSLEDNIFASIGKRNIAELKTRDLLEPIKDVEMSGRLEVAARLQQRVTAIMRYAVQSGLIDYNPAQDMAGAVATGKRVHRAALELKRLPEFLQRIDDYKGRPLTKLAVKFTLLVFIRSSELRFARWDEIDFENAMWTIPAEREAIEGVKHSHRGSKMRTTHLVPLSRQAIEILKQIYQFSGNHELIFIGDHNPRKPMSENTVNNALRVMGYDTKTEVCGHGFRTMACSSLIESGLWSKDAVERQMSHQERNSVRAAYIHKAEHIEERRLMVQWWADYLDANREREISPFSFAKSGNPLKAI